The following nucleotide sequence is from Solidesulfovibrio carbinolicus.
AGGATGGCGGCATAGTCCGCGGTCTCGTCGCCGCCGTCGTAGAGTTCGCCGATGCCGACCATGAGCAGGGTCTCGCATTCGTGCTTGAGGTTCTCGATCTTGTGGAAGCTTTCCTCGGAGCGTTTGTTCTCGCTCATCTTGGTCAGGACGTTCCCGAGTTCCTCGATCATGGCCCGCAGATTGCTGACGATGCGCCGGGCCGGGTAGCGGATGCGGTCGAAGCCGAAAAGCCCGATGCGCGAGGCGATGGCCTTGATGAGGTTGAGGATGTCTTCCTGGGTGAGGTTGATCTGGTGGATGTCCTCGCGGTCGATGGGCGTGATGAAGGTCATCGACAGTTCCTTGGCGATGCGCCGGCTGATGGCGTTGCCTTCGGACTCGATGATGTTGATGCGTTTGCAGCGTTCCTCGACGTCGGTGAAGTCTGTGAAAAGCTCGTCGAGAATGACGGCGGCCTTGATCAGCTTGCGGTGCTGTTCCTTGAAGAGGTCGTAGAATTTGACCGACCTGGGAAAGAGGCTGAAACCCATGCGCGTCTCCGCGGGTTGATGATTGGGCCTTGGCGGGCGTTTGCCGGCCAAGGTTTTCGGTGTGTCGGGATCAGGCGGCGGGCAGCCGCACCACCCGGGTTGCTCCGTGGAAAAAAACTTCGCCACCGGCTGCGGCCAGATCGGCCACGGGCAGGGCCACGTCCAGCCGGGCCGGCCCCTCGAAGCGCACGGCATAGGTCCCGTGCTTTTCGCGCAGCAGGCGCACGGCCGTGGAGGCGGCGTCCGGGGTCTGGACCAGGATGGCCGAAAAGGCCTGGACCAGGGTTTCATGGGGCACGGCCACGCCGACCGGCCCGTCCGGAGCCTCGACCAGGCGGGCGGTGACGCCCTTGGCTCCGAGGATGGGCGACACAGCGGCCAGGGCTTGCTTGAGTGCGGCCAGGAGGTCTGTGGCCGGGGCCTTGGCCTTGGCGGCGGCGAACCGGTCCCGGGCGGCGGTGAGCAGTTCGTCGATGACGCTCTTCATGGCTGTGGCGGCGCGCTCAACCACGGTCAGGGCCCCGTCGGCTCCGGTGGTGTCAGGGGGCGCGGCGGCCAGCATTCCCCGGGCGGTTTCGGCGTAGCCGAGGACCTTGGTCAGGGGGGTGCGCAGGTTGTGGGAGGCGTCGATGACGAAGTCGCGGAAGATGCGTTCCATGGCGGCGGCTTCGGTGACGTCGTGGAAGGTGAGGATGCGCCCCAGTTCCGGGGTGGCCGGCACGGCCTCGACCACGTCCACGACGCGCCCGCTGGGCAGTTCGAAGCGGCCCACGGCCCGCACGCTGCCCGGGGCCGCGCCGGCTTCGCCAAGGGCGCGCTGCACGCAAAGGGGCGCGCCGGCCTCCAGGGGGATGCGGCCGGTGGGGTCGTCGAACTTGGGGAACATGGCGCGAAACGCCTGGTTGGCGGCAGTGATGCGCCCGGCCGAATCAAGGATGGCCAAGCCTTCGGCCATGCCGTCAAAGATGGCGTCCTGACGGGCGCGCCGGGCTTCGATCTCGCCCACATGGGTCCCGATGCGGCCGGCCAGGGCGTTTATCGCCTCGGCCAGGGGGGTGAAATCGGCGGCCGGCACGAGGTGGATGCGCCGGTCGAAGTGGCCGTGACCGATGTCCCGGGCCACGGCGGCCATCTCGCCCACGGTGCGCGACAGGCGGCGGGCCAAGATGGCCGAGGCCGCCCCGCCGGCCACGAAGACCAGGGCCAGGACGGCAAGCAGGGTTTCCCGAAAACGCTCGATCTCGGCCCGCAGGGACGACACGGGCAGGGCCAGGCGCACGATGCCGGCCGGCAGCCCGGGTTCGGCCGGGGTGGCCTGGGCCACGTAGAGCATGTCCCGGCCCAGGGTGCGGCTTACGCGCAGGTCCTGGCCGAAGCCGCCTTCCAGGGCTTTTTTGATCTCGGGCCGGTCAGCGTGGTTTTCCATCTCGCCGACCCCGGCCGCGCCCACGTCGGAATCGGCCAGCACCCGGCCGGCGGCGATGTAGGTCAGGCGAAAGCCCAGATGCGGCCCCAGGCTATCGACGTAGGTAGCCAGGTCGGCGTCGCCGCCGAAGGTGGGATGGGATCGCAGGAGATATTGGGCCAGATCCAGGGAGCGGCGGGCGCGGTCCTCGGCCTCGGCCAGGGCGGCCTGCTCGGCCCGGCCGGCGGCGAAGATGAAAACGCCGCTTAGAACCAGGAGAAAAAATCCCCAGGTCCACAGCAGGTGGCTGAGCGTAATGGAGCGCCGCGACATTTCCCCTCCCACATGGCAAAAGCGTGACGAAACCGAGGCGGTTTCGTGACGGGCAAGGTATAGGCGGCAAGCCGGCCGGGGGCAAGGCCCTAGCCGTGTGACAATCTCGTGACAACCAACAAAACCGGACTGCGGCCGTCGGAAACGCCGCTTGCCCTCGCCCCTCTTTCTTCCCATCTGGGGCGGCTGGGGGCCTCAGGCCCCCAGCCGCCGGAGCATTCCCCTCTTTTCCTCTCCTTACGGCGTATTCTCCTTCAAATGTTCCAGCAGAATACGCCGCACTTCGCGGATGGCCAGGGGGTGGTCCTGGGCGCTGTGGCCGGAGTGGACGATCTTTTCCGATTGCGCGCCGTCGAGGTGGGAGCTCCAGTAGGGCACCACGCCGTCGGAACCGCCGGCGACATCGGCTTTTTTCTCGTTGCCGATGATGGAATGGTAGGGCGTGGCCAGGGATTTTTCGGCCAGGATCTTGAGCGTCTTGTTGTTGGGCGAGAGGCTGTCGACGCCGGTTTGCAGCTTGTCCGCAGCGTCTTTTCCAGCGTCGGTTGCCTTGCCGGCGTGGGCCAGGGCGGCGGTGACCGCGCCAAGGGGTTTGAGGACCGTCAGCGGCAGGGTGATGAGCGTACGGCCGATCTTGCCGACGATGCCCAGGGCCATTTCCGAGCCGCGGTGAGGCGTGGCGATGAAAACCACCCGTTTCACGTAGGGCCGGCGGGAGAAGAAGAAGGTGCGGCGCATGGCGTCGCGCACCTCGGGCGACACGGCCAGCGTGTCCAGGGGCGCTTTGGAAAAAGCGTTCCAGAGATCGTCGCCGCTGTCTTCCACCAGGGTCTTGGTCAGCAAGCCGCCCATGCTGTGGCCCACCACCACCATGTCGTTAAAGGCGGGATTGTTGCCGGCTGGATCGAAGACGCGGCGGGCCTCGTCCAGGGAGGCGCGCAGGGAGGCGGCCGAAAAGAGCACGGGATTGCCGGTGGGGTAGCGGAAAAACCAGAACTGGTAGCGGGCGCGCAGTTCGGGGTCGCCCATGAGGCCGTTGAACATGGGGGCCCAGGTGGACGGCGAGGAGAGCAGCCCGTGGACAAAGACCACGGGAATCTTTCCCGGGTCATAGGGCTGGAGCATGTAGAGGCGGGTGAGATTCTCCCAGGCGGCCGGATTCATCATGCCTTCCAGGCCGCTTGGTTCGGGGGTGTTTTGCATCATGAAGGCCAGGGGCGTGGTCAGGTCGCTTTCCAGGGGAATGCGCCGGCCGGCCACGTCCAGGGCGTCGGTCTTCATGGGGTCGTGGATCTCGAAATCGGCCTCGTAGATCCGGTGGCGCGGCTTGGCCGTGTCGGCGGTCGGAGCGAAGCGCAAAAAGACGGTGGCGGCGTAGGTCTGGCGCACGGGGGGGGTAAACCGCTCGGCCGGAGCGAGCTTGTCGCCCTCGGGCGGACGGCGCACCACGGCCACGGGCACGCCAAGGCCCAGGCGCACCTGCTCAGGCGTTAGTCCCCGCACGTCGAACTCGTAGGCCAGGTGGAAGCTTTCCACCTCCTCAGGGCTAAAGGTCAGCTCCGAGCGCCGCTCGGCCAGGCGCACCCGGCCCATGAGCCAGGGAATTTCCTTGCCCTTGGCATAGTGCAGTTCGGTGGCCCGGGCATACAGCAACACGTTGGCCAGGGAGCGGTTGTAAAACTCCATGGCTTGTCTGGAATAGGGGTGGTAGACGTCGAGCACCGGCCGGAACGTGTCGTCGAAGAGGTAGGTGTAGGCGTAGACGGCGCTGGAGAGATAGAACATGGCCGCTTTGGCCGGATCGCTTTTGCTTTTGCCGGCCTCTCTGTAGCAGAGCTCGGCCAGGGCGAACAGCGCCTCGCGGTCCTTCTCGTCCCGGGCTTCGGCGTCCAGGGCGGCCAGCATGGTTTCGGGATCGGCGGCCAGGGACGCTTCCAGGTCGCGCTGACGCACGAAGCGCAGGGTGCGCTCGGAGGGCCGGTCGGAATTGAGCGCCGTGCGGTCGAGCTTGGCGGCCCGGTCGTCCAGGGACGAGGGACGCACGCCGATGCGGGCGCAGCCGCCCAGGCAGGCAAGGCTTAGCAGGGACAGCAGCAGGACGACGAGCGGCAGACGTCTGGGCATGGGTGACCTCGCGGCGACGATTGGCGGCGAGGTCGATGACCGCGCCGATAAAAAGCGCCGTCTTGTACGACAGCAGGCACGAACGGTAAAGCCGCAATCGTCGTGTCGCGACGCTGGCGTTGCGTGAACGACGTCCCGCCTCCGCCAGGCCGCCGGCCGCGCCTTCTGCAGCGCCTCCCGTTGTTGCCATGGCTTCCTAAAAAGCCTACTAAAAGGCAGACTGTTTTCCCATAACCCGGAGTCGCCCATGAACCGCTTGAGCTTTGGCATCTTGACGGCATTGGCAGCCCTTAGTCTCGCGGCCTGCAACGGCCTTGTCGCCATCAGCAAGACGGACATATCAGGCAAACCGACCGTATACGCCACGGTCAACAAAGAACCTGATCCCAAGCTCATGGGCTGCTATCTGCGCAGCCGTCCCGGCGAGTTCAACCGCCCCAACAAATATGAGTACTGCCTTATCAAGGACACCGGCGGCTACGGCGTGTATTACTACATGATGGACGGCAAGTCGCTACGCGCATTCAAGGACTGGACATCAGCAAGCATCAACGACAACTGTATGACCGTCGAGTACGACGGCTCGACCTACTGCGTCCAGGACGGCGACGTCTGGCAGACCACGGCCGGCAGCAGCGACCGCCACCGCATGTTGCCCATGAACTGACGCTTTCCCCCTATTTCGACAACATCTGAGCAGTTCAAGAGTACTTCAAGGAATGCGTATGTCCGGACAATTAGTTGGCTGGCTTGGCGCGACGGTGGCCTCCCTGGCCG
It contains:
- a CDS encoding DUF47 domain-containing protein; its protein translation is MGFSLFPRSVKFYDLFKEQHRKLIKAAVILDELFTDFTDVEERCKRINIIESEGNAISRRIAKELSMTFITPIDREDIHQINLTQEDILNLIKAIASRIGLFGFDRIRYPARRIVSNLRAMIEELGNVLTKMSENKRSEESFHKIENLKHECETLLMVGIGELYDGGDETADYAAILDIVKWKHIFDRVEAAVERAESLSDVLEGVVLKNA
- a CDS encoding esterase/lipase family protein; its protein translation is MPRRLPLVVLLLSLLSLACLGGCARIGVRPSSLDDRAAKLDRTALNSDRPSERTLRFVRQRDLEASLAADPETMLAALDAEARDEKDREALFALAELCYREAGKSKSDPAKAAMFYLSSAVYAYTYLFDDTFRPVLDVYHPYSRQAMEFYNRSLANVLLYARATELHYAKGKEIPWLMGRVRLAERRSELTFSPEEVESFHLAYEFDVRGLTPEQVRLGLGVPVAVVRRPPEGDKLAPAERFTPPVRQTYAATVFLRFAPTADTAKPRHRIYEADFEIHDPMKTDALDVAGRRIPLESDLTTPLAFMMQNTPEPSGLEGMMNPAAWENLTRLYMLQPYDPGKIPVVFVHGLLSSPSTWAPMFNGLMGDPELRARYQFWFFRYPTGNPVLFSAASLRASLDEARRVFDPAGNNPAFNDMVVVGHSMGGLLTKTLVEDSGDDLWNAFSKAPLDTLAVSPEVRDAMRRTFFFSRRPYVKRVVFIATPHRGSEMALGIVGKIGRTLITLPLTVLKPLGAVTAALAHAGKATDAGKDAADKLQTGVDSLSPNNKTLKILAEKSLATPYHSIIGNEKKADVAGGSDGVVPYWSSHLDGAQSEKIVHSGHSAQDHPLAIREVRRILLEHLKENTP
- a CDS encoding histidine kinase dimerization/phospho-acceptor domain-containing protein, whose product is MSRRSITLSHLLWTWGFFLLVLSGVFIFAAGRAEQAALAEAEDRARRSLDLAQYLLRSHPTFGGDADLATYVDSLGPHLGFRLTYIAAGRVLADSDVGAAGVGEMENHADRPEIKKALEGGFGQDLRVSRTLGRDMLYVAQATPAEPGLPAGIVRLALPVSSLRAEIERFRETLLAVLALVFVAGGAASAILARRLSRTVGEMAAVARDIGHGHFDRRIHLVPAADFTPLAEAINALAGRIGTHVGEIEARRARQDAIFDGMAEGLAILDSAGRITAANQAFRAMFPKFDDPTGRIPLEAGAPLCVQRALGEAGAAPGSVRAVGRFELPSGRVVDVVEAVPATPELGRILTFHDVTEAAAMERIFRDFVIDASHNLRTPLTKVLGYAETARGMLAAAPPDTTGADGALTVVERAATAMKSVIDELLTAARDRFAAAKAKAPATDLLAALKQALAAVSPILGAKGVTARLVEAPDGPVGVAVPHETLVQAFSAILVQTPDAASTAVRLLREKHGTYAVRFEGPARLDVALPVADLAAAGGEVFFHGATRVVRLPAA